The following proteins are encoded in a genomic region of Vibrio spartinae:
- a CDS encoding WD40 repeat domain-containing protein: MRIFSLYLFMLIVSVTLNGCFFFTSPIQKWEITPEGATAFGLSRDGRFALTYSQKNQLQLWDLSENKRLALLGSLDQQNSTVTKIRISDNDRYAVTAGQNNFAVWDLAWTQSKGLWSISDGLIRDIDLSKDGEQVLMGLSNGKAIYVDLVSGRRMEFLAHHEKVNSVALSPNGRFALTGGNDYQAYLWDTRSGQILRKFEHEQRVVRVALQRDGNFAFTSDGGNEARVWDLHSGQEVSHLHSFARQLIFSTVRFSDDGTQLITGTPSGYVAVWDTQSGKQLAKFSTEPPKVDPPPRSVVYDVAFDQQHHVISASSAGIAEAWELDE; this comes from the coding sequence ATGCGAATATTTTCCCTTTATCTATTCATGTTAATTGTCAGTGTGACGTTAAATGGGTGCTTTTTCTTCACATCTCCTATTCAAAAATGGGAGATCACCCCAGAAGGAGCAACGGCTTTCGGTCTGAGCCGGGACGGTAGATTTGCCCTAACCTATTCTCAAAAAAATCAGCTCCAGCTCTGGGATCTTTCTGAAAACAAACGACTCGCACTCCTTGGCTCCCTCGATCAACAAAACAGCACTGTGACCAAAATTAGAATTTCAGACAATGATCGCTATGCCGTGACAGCCGGACAGAATAATTTCGCGGTCTGGGACTTAGCCTGGACACAGTCTAAAGGGCTCTGGTCGATTTCGGATGGACTCATCAGAGATATTGATCTTTCAAAAGATGGCGAACAAGTTCTGATGGGTCTATCCAACGGTAAAGCGATTTACGTGGACTTAGTCAGCGGAAGACGCATGGAGTTCCTTGCACATCACGAGAAAGTTAACTCTGTTGCATTATCGCCCAATGGTCGCTTTGCCCTAACCGGTGGCAATGACTATCAGGCCTATCTATGGGACACGAGATCGGGTCAAATACTGAGAAAATTTGAACATGAACAACGTGTTGTTCGCGTCGCACTGCAGAGAGACGGTAATTTTGCATTTACATCCGATGGCGGAAATGAAGCTAGAGTTTGGGATTTACATTCCGGTCAGGAAGTCTCCCATCTCCACAGTTTCGCCAGACAACTCATATTTTCTACGGTGCGATTTTCTGATGACGGGACGCAACTCATTACCGGAACCCCTTCCGGCTACGTTGCGGTCTGGGATACACAAAGCGGCAAACAACTTGCTAAATTTTCAACGGAGCCACCAAAAGTGGATCCACCACCACGTTCTGTCGTGTATGATGTTGCCTTTGATCAACAACATCATGTCATATCAGCAAGCTCTGCTGGTATTGCAGAAGCTTGGGAATTGGATGAGTAA
- the hflC gene encoding protease modulator HflC, which translates to MRKLIIPVLVLFLIVFLMSVFVIHEGERGIVVRFGRVLKDGEIARIYEPGLHFKMPLFDSVKVLEARIQTMDGRSDRFVTAEKKDVIIDSYVKWRIQDFGTYYLATGGGSALTAQSLLERKVTDVLRSEIGSREIKQIVSGPLNDDVLPDSEDAEVVTTEAAKEALKIDGQRDQIMDEVLLSTRESAMKDLGVYVVDFRMKKINLPDEISESIYKRMRAERESVARKHRSQGREKAEIIKAQAELEVATILAEADKTARVTRGEADAKAAKIYSDSYSQDPEFFTFLRSLKAYEESFNQKSDILVLDPESEFFRYMKNSKGKNAK; encoded by the coding sequence ATGCGTAAGTTAATAATCCCTGTATTGGTGCTATTTCTGATTGTTTTTCTCATGTCTGTATTTGTCATTCATGAAGGAGAGCGCGGCATCGTCGTTCGCTTTGGACGCGTTTTAAAAGATGGTGAAATCGCACGTATCTATGAGCCGGGACTGCATTTTAAAATGCCGTTATTTGACTCGGTCAAAGTGCTTGAAGCCCGTATTCAGACCATGGATGGCCGTTCAGATCGGTTTGTGACCGCAGAGAAAAAAGATGTCATCATCGATTCTTATGTGAAGTGGCGGATTCAGGATTTTGGTACCTATTATCTGGCAACAGGAGGCGGGAGTGCTTTAACTGCTCAATCGCTGTTGGAAAGAAAGGTGACCGACGTATTACGGTCTGAAATCGGTTCTCGGGAGATTAAACAGATCGTATCTGGTCCGCTGAATGATGATGTCCTGCCTGATAGCGAAGATGCGGAAGTTGTGACCACGGAAGCGGCCAAGGAAGCTTTGAAAATAGATGGTCAGCGAGATCAGATTATGGACGAAGTTTTGTTGAGTACTCGTGAAAGTGCGATGAAAGATTTGGGTGTTTATGTTGTTGATTTTCGGATGAAAAAAATCAACTTACCCGATGAGATCAGTGAGTCGATTTACAAGCGGATGAGAGCGGAACGTGAGTCTGTCGCGCGTAAACACCGTTCACAAGGTCGTGAGAAGGCTGAAATCATTAAGGCTCAGGCTGAGCTTGAAGTAGCCACGATTCTTGCAGAGGCCGATAAAACGGCTCGTGTAACGCGTGGTGAAGCGGATGCGAAAGCTGCTAAAATTTATTCGGACTCATATAGTCAAGATCCTGAGTTCTTTACCTTCCTGCGTTCTTTAAAGGCTTATGAAGAGTCTTTCAACCAGAAAAGTGATATTTTGGTGCTTGATCCGGAAAGTGAGTTTTTCCGTTATATGAAGAACTCAAAGGGTAAAAATGCGAAATAA
- the hfq gene encoding RNA chaperone Hfq: MAKGQSLQDPFLNALRRERIPVSIYLVNGIKLQGQIESFDQFVILLKNTVNQMVYKHAISTVVPARAVSHHGDRPANERSSDKSDD; this comes from the coding sequence ATGGCTAAGGGGCAATCTCTACAAGACCCATTCTTAAATGCATTACGTCGCGAGCGTATTCCTGTATCCATTTATTTGGTTAATGGTATTAAATTGCAGGGCCAGATCGAATCGTTTGATCAGTTTGTTATTCTGTTGAAAAATACAGTGAATCAGATGGTGTATAAGCACGCGATTTCAACTGTTGTGCCAGCCCGTGCGGTAAGCCATCATGGTGATCGTCCTGCTAATGAGCGTTCATCAGATAAATCAGACGATTAA
- the tusC gene encoding sulfurtransferase complex subunit TusC, translating to MNRLIYVFHHAPHGRSSGREGVDALLAASAYSENIAVVFMGDGVLQLLQEQETDDILCKDYAPMLKLLDLYDIDQVFVSETALLQRGVTQDDLIIPVTSVQDQAMIEILHQADKVLSF from the coding sequence TTGAATCGTTTGATTTATGTTTTTCATCACGCACCTCACGGTCGAAGTTCCGGAAGAGAAGGGGTTGATGCGTTGTTAGCGGCCTCTGCTTATAGTGAAAATATTGCAGTCGTTTTCATGGGAGATGGCGTATTACAACTCCTGCAGGAGCAAGAAACAGACGATATTCTCTGCAAGGATTATGCACCAATGCTTAAACTACTCGATCTGTACGATATTGATCAGGTCTTTGTCTCCGAGACGGCATTATTGCAGCGGGGAGTGACGCAAGATGATTTGATCATCCCTGTGACCTCTGTGCAGGACCAAGCCATGATAGAGATTCTGCATCAGGCAGATAAAGTTTTGAGTTTTTGA
- the miaA gene encoding tRNA (adenosine(37)-N6)-dimethylallyltransferase MiaA encodes MSQQRPLALFLMGPTASGKTDLAIRLCQHFPIEIISVDSALIYRGMNIGTAKPTAAELAQAPHRLIDILEPEIAYSAADFRRDALQHMQAIVRNGKIPLLVGGTMLYFKALLEGLSPLPAADAEIRQQIEQEAADSGWPALHQQLAEIDPESAERIHPNDPQRLSRALEVYRISGKTLTELTRTKGEVLPFDVVQFAIAPQERSELHRRIEIRFNKMIEAGFEDEVKALYARQALHADLPSIRCVGYRQMWEYLDGNCSLDEAIYRGICATRQLAKRQITWLRSWNDLTWLDSENIDQAYEIISNSIASYRVRCV; translated from the coding sequence ATGAGCCAACAACGACCTCTGGCCTTATTTTTAATGGGGCCAACCGCATCGGGGAAAACTGATTTAGCAATCCGACTATGTCAGCATTTTCCTATTGAAATCATTAGTGTTGATTCAGCATTGATTTACCGAGGCATGAATATCGGCACCGCTAAACCGACGGCAGCGGAGCTGGCACAGGCTCCCCATCGATTAATCGATATTCTGGAACCGGAAATAGCCTATTCAGCGGCTGATTTTCGTCGGGATGCGCTTCAGCATATGCAAGCAATTGTGCGCAACGGTAAGATCCCCCTCTTAGTTGGTGGCACGATGCTGTATTTTAAAGCATTACTCGAAGGGTTATCCCCTTTACCGGCAGCTGACGCTGAGATTCGACAACAAATTGAACAAGAAGCTGCCGATTCGGGATGGCCGGCCCTGCATCAACAGCTTGCTGAGATTGATCCTGAGTCGGCTGAACGGATCCATCCGAATGATCCGCAAAGGTTATCCAGAGCGTTAGAAGTTTATCGAATTTCTGGAAAAACTTTGACGGAATTGACGCGAACAAAGGGAGAAGTGCTACCATTTGATGTGGTACAGTTCGCGATTGCACCTCAGGAACGATCCGAGCTTCACCGGCGAATTGAAATTCGCTTTAACAAGATGATCGAAGCCGGATTTGAAGATGAGGTCAAAGCGTTATATGCTCGTCAAGCGCTTCATGCTGATTTGCCTTCTATTCGTTGTGTCGGTTACCGACAGATGTGGGAGTATTTAGACGGGAATTGTTCGCTTGATGAAGCGATTTATCGTGGTATTTGTGCCACACGTCAATTAGCCAAACGCCAGATCACATGGCTCCGTAGCTGGAATGATCTGACTTGGCTAGATAGTGAAAATATTGACCAAGCGTATGAAATTATATCGAATTCGATAGCTTCTTATCGGGTACGCTGTGTATAA
- the tusD gene encoding sulfurtransferase complex subunit TusD: MSVLTYTLVVNGPLYGTQSARSAYQFARALLQKGHTLVSVFFYQDGVTNGTSLSVPANDEFDLAKAWQNLAKEHSVSLETCVAASLRRGILSEKEATQHCVFKDNLAGEFVQTGLGSLAEAMLTQDRVIQF; the protein is encoded by the coding sequence ATGAGTGTTCTGACTTACACGTTGGTGGTCAATGGGCCACTGTACGGCACCCAGTCAGCCCGGAGTGCTTATCAGTTTGCGCGCGCTTTACTCCAGAAAGGTCACACACTGGTGAGTGTGTTTTTCTATCAGGACGGTGTGACGAATGGAACTTCATTATCAGTACCGGCCAATGATGAATTTGATCTTGCCAAAGCTTGGCAAAATTTGGCGAAAGAGCATAGTGTCAGTCTTGAAACCTGTGTTGCAGCGTCTTTGAGACGAGGCATTTTGAGTGAAAAAGAGGCGACCCAACATTGTGTTTTTAAAGATAATCTGGCCGGCGAATTTGTGCAGACAGGTCTGGGGAGTTTAGCTGAAGCAATGTTGACACAAGATAGGGTCATACAGTTTTGA
- a CDS encoding DUF2065 domain-containing protein, giving the protein MSHSIWLAVGLLLIAEGLGPLLIPNGWRRMLSQLSQQPNSLLRRIGGCLVVAGIVIVYFYLY; this is encoded by the coding sequence ATGTCTCATTCAATATGGTTGGCAGTCGGTTTATTGCTGATTGCTGAAGGACTTGGTCCATTACTTATCCCCAATGGCTGGCGTCGAATGCTTTCCCAGTTAAGCCAGCAACCGAATTCTTTGCTACGGCGAATCGGTGGCTGTTTAGTTGTTGCTGGTATTGTGATTGTCTATTTTTATCTGTATTAG
- a CDS encoding SlyX family protein has product MAAEEVERLEARINDLECQLAFQEDTIEALNQALSQQQQTISRMQDQMKFIVGKLKNVNESPMADQSQETPPPHY; this is encoded by the coding sequence ATGGCCGCAGAAGAAGTAGAACGACTAGAAGCTCGAATCAATGATTTGGAGTGCCAATTGGCATTTCAGGAAGATACTATCGAAGCGCTCAATCAAGCTCTCAGCCAACAGCAGCAAACCATTTCTCGGATGCAGGACCAGATGAAATTCATCGTAGGGAAGCTCAAGAACGTTAACGAGTCACCGATGGCAGATCAATCTCAAGAGACGCCACCACCTCATTATTGA
- the hflX gene encoding ribosome rescue GTPase HflX: MFDRYEAGERAVLVHINFTQEGEWEDLSECEMLVSSAGVTTLQVITGSRQAPHPKYYVGEGKAQEIAQAVMQTEAEIVIFNHALSPAQERNLETLCQCRVIDRTGLILDIFAQRARTHEGKLQVELAQLRHLSTRLVRGWTHLERQKGGIGLRGPGETQLETDRRLLRERIKAILRRLEKVAKQREQGRRARNRAEVPTISLVGYTNAGKSTLFNCITEAGVYAADQLFATLDPTLRRMQLEDVGTAILADTVGFIRHLPHDLVAAFKATLQETQEADILLHVVDASDERFRDNIRAVDDVLAEIEADEVPVLLVMNKIDNMESQQPRIERDDEGVPRIVWVSAMEGLGIELLFQALTERLAGQIVQYQLCIPPEHQGRMRSFFFKNRSILQESYDQQGNLLISIRMQQADWSRLEKREHAVLCDFIVT; the protein is encoded by the coding sequence TTGTTTGACCGTTATGAAGCCGGTGAGCGAGCCGTACTTGTTCATATCAACTTTACGCAAGAAGGGGAGTGGGAAGATCTCAGCGAGTGTGAAATGCTGGTTAGTTCCGCTGGAGTCACGACACTACAAGTGATAACGGGTAGTCGTCAGGCTCCGCACCCCAAATACTACGTCGGTGAGGGCAAAGCTCAGGAAATCGCACAAGCTGTGATGCAAACTGAAGCTGAAATCGTGATCTTCAACCATGCCCTTTCTCCTGCCCAAGAGCGCAACCTTGAAACGTTGTGTCAATGTCGAGTGATTGATCGTACTGGTTTGATCCTTGATATCTTTGCTCAGCGAGCTCGAACCCATGAAGGGAAGCTACAAGTCGAACTTGCCCAGCTTCGCCATTTGTCCACACGACTGGTTCGGGGTTGGACACACCTTGAACGCCAGAAAGGCGGGATTGGTCTTCGGGGGCCTGGAGAAACACAGCTAGAAACAGACCGACGTCTATTGCGTGAACGAATTAAAGCGATACTGCGTCGCTTAGAAAAAGTTGCGAAACAACGAGAACAAGGGCGTAGAGCTCGAAACCGTGCTGAAGTTCCGACGATATCACTCGTTGGTTATACAAATGCTGGTAAATCGACACTATTTAACTGTATTACCGAGGCCGGTGTTTATGCTGCCGATCAGCTATTTGCAACATTAGACCCCACGTTGAGAAGAATGCAACTCGAAGATGTGGGTACTGCAATTTTGGCCGATACGGTGGGATTTATTCGTCATTTGCCCCACGATTTGGTGGCTGCTTTTAAAGCAACATTACAAGAAACTCAGGAAGCTGACATTTTGTTACATGTTGTCGATGCAAGTGATGAGCGTTTTCGTGACAATATAAGAGCTGTCGATGATGTGCTTGCTGAAATTGAAGCAGATGAAGTTCCGGTTCTGCTGGTGATGAACAAAATCGACAATATGGAAAGTCAGCAACCCAGAATTGAACGAGATGACGAAGGTGTCCCTCGAATCGTTTGGGTTTCAGCAATGGAAGGACTTGGTATTGAGCTACTTTTCCAAGCGCTGACAGAACGTTTAGCCGGACAAATCGTTCAATATCAACTGTGTATTCCACCTGAACATCAGGGCCGTATGCGCAGCTTCTTCTTCAAGAATCGATCAATTTTGCAGGAATCATATGATCAACAAGGAAATTTATTAATTTCTATTCGTATGCAACAGGCGGATTGGTCTAGACTAGAAAAAAGAGAACACGCAGTTTTGTGTGACTTTATAGTTACTTAA
- the hflK gene encoding FtsH protease activity modulator HflK, producing MAWNEPGNNNGNGNNDRDKDPWGNKDHGDRGGRDQGPPDLDEVFNKLSQKISGKFGKKGGGSKGSSFPGGGSIGFGIIAVIAVAVWFFSGFYTIGEAERGVLLRLGKFDHIVSPGLNWRARFIDEVEPVNVQAIRSLRAQGLMLTKDENVVTVGMDIQYRVADPYKYLYQVTSADDSLRQATDSALRAVVGDSLMDSILTSGRQKIRETTQNTLNDIIKKYDMGLMIVDVNFQSARPPEQVKDAFDDAIAAREDEERFIREAEAYKNEVLPKATGRAERVKKEALGYSERVLNEASGQVAQFDKLLPEYKAAPEVTRNRLYLDTMQAVYTHSSKILIDSKSSGNLLYLPIDKLSGQGDTQTKRDLKSSPLYDHIELESQKSGKKDKAQPRTGSRQGRY from the coding sequence ATGGCGTGGAATGAGCCTGGTAATAACAACGGTAATGGTAATAATGACCGTGATAAAGATCCGTGGGGCAATAAGGACCATGGTGACCGTGGTGGACGAGATCAGGGACCACCGGATCTGGATGAAGTCTTCAATAAACTGAGCCAAAAAATTAGCGGTAAATTTGGTAAGAAAGGAGGCGGCAGTAAAGGATCCTCTTTTCCTGGAGGTGGTTCTATTGGATTTGGAATCATTGCTGTTATCGCTGTTGCAGTTTGGTTTTTCTCCGGATTTTATACCATCGGTGAAGCCGAGCGGGGTGTGCTACTGAGATTGGGTAAGTTCGATCACATTGTTAGTCCCGGTCTGAACTGGCGGGCTCGCTTTATTGATGAAGTAGAACCCGTCAATGTGCAGGCGATCCGTTCATTACGGGCACAAGGTCTGATGCTGACAAAAGATGAAAATGTGGTCACCGTCGGAATGGATATTCAGTATCGGGTGGCGGATCCATATAAGTATCTTTATCAGGTCACGAGTGCTGATGATAGTTTACGTCAAGCGACTGATTCTGCATTGCGAGCCGTCGTTGGTGACTCGTTGATGGATAGCATTTTGACCAGTGGCCGTCAGAAGATTCGCGAAACGACTCAAAACACATTGAATGACATCATTAAGAAATATGATATGGGCTTAATGATTGTTGATGTGAACTTCCAGTCGGCGCGTCCGCCGGAACAGGTTAAAGATGCGTTTGATGACGCAATTGCAGCGCGGGAGGATGAAGAACGTTTCATTCGTGAAGCTGAAGCCTATAAAAATGAGGTGCTTCCTAAAGCGACTGGTCGTGCAGAGCGAGTGAAAAAAGAAGCTCTAGGGTATAGTGAACGGGTGTTAAATGAAGCCTCCGGTCAGGTCGCTCAGTTTGACAAATTGCTTCCTGAATATAAAGCAGCACCGGAAGTGACAAGAAACCGTTTGTACCTCGATACGATGCAAGCTGTTTATACTCATTCATCGAAAATTCTGATTGATTCGAAATCGAGCGGTAACTTGCTTTATCTGCCAATTGATAAATTATCAGGGCAAGGAGATACGCAGACCAAGAGAGATTTGAAATCATCGCCACTTTATGATCATATCGAACTTGAATCACAGAAAAGTGGTAAGAAAGATAAAGCACAGCCACGTACTGGTTCACGACAAGGGAGATACTAA
- a CDS encoding helix-turn-helix transcriptional regulator has product MTETLNADMLLEIESVHVKPFTEHDKIILRSYEAMVDGLASLIGPFCEIVLHSLEDLNTSAIRIANGENTGRQVGSPITDLALKMLKDIEGSERNFSRSYFTRAKGGVLMKSITIAIRNGENRVIGLLCINVNLDAPFSQILQSFMPNQDVQDAASSVNFASDVEELVDQTVERTIEEINADKSVSNNTKNRQIVMALYDKGIFDIKDAINRVAARLNISKHTVYLYIRQRKTEDDEK; this is encoded by the coding sequence ATGACAGAGACACTCAATGCTGACATGTTACTGGAAATTGAATCTGTGCATGTAAAACCGTTTACAGAGCATGATAAAATCATTCTCCGTTCTTATGAGGCAATGGTAGATGGTCTGGCAAGCCTGATCGGTCCTTTCTGTGAAATCGTATTGCATTCATTGGAAGACTTGAATACTTCTGCTATCAGAATTGCCAATGGTGAGAATACCGGGCGTCAGGTTGGTTCTCCGATTACGGATTTAGCGTTGAAGATGCTGAAAGATATTGAAGGGTCAGAACGGAATTTTTCCCGCTCTTATTTTACCCGGGCAAAAGGTGGTGTATTAATGAAATCCATCACGATTGCTATCCGTAACGGTGAAAATCGAGTGATTGGGTTGCTCTGTATTAATGTCAATCTCGATGCCCCGTTTTCTCAGATACTACAGTCATTCATGCCAAATCAAGATGTACAAGATGCGGCATCATCAGTCAATTTTGCCAGTGATGTTGAAGAGCTGGTGGATCAGACCGTCGAGCGAACGATCGAAGAAATCAATGCGGATAAATCGGTATCGAATAATACCAAGAACCGACAGATTGTGATGGCATTATACGATAAAGGCATCTTTGATATTAAAGATGCGATCAATCGTGTTGCTGCTCGTCTGAATATATCAAAACATACGGTGTACCTCTATATTCGTCAGCGTAAGACAGAGGATGATGAAAAATGA
- the fkpA gene encoding FKBP-type peptidyl-prolyl cis-trans isomerase has protein sequence MKSLLKVSFLAAAVMLAAGCQDEGKQETQAATQDAAKPAAVQFKSDDEKAAYAIGVSFANYLSTSLEKPKEYGITLDKDIVLQGIQNAFADKSAMTDEDARKALEDFDKRLNTLSTTKAKEKAEANKKAGDDFRAKFEKQDGVKKTKSGLLYQVITKGTGKSPKATDTVQVHYKGTLIDGTQFDSSYDRGEPATFPLDRVIPGWTEGVQLMTVGAKYKFVIPPELAYGDRDTPSIPADSTLVFEVELLKVEKADNAKKTSK, from the coding sequence ATGAAATCATTGTTAAAAGTGTCGTTTCTTGCTGCCGCTGTGATGCTTGCAGCAGGCTGTCAAGATGAAGGAAAACAAGAAACGCAAGCTGCCACTCAGGATGCTGCTAAACCAGCAGCGGTTCAGTTTAAGTCAGATGATGAGAAAGCAGCTTATGCCATTGGTGTCTCTTTTGCTAATTATCTGAGTACAAGTCTTGAAAAACCCAAAGAATATGGCATTACGCTGGATAAAGATATTGTGCTGCAAGGGATTCAAAATGCATTTGCTGATAAATCAGCGATGACAGATGAAGATGCTCGTAAAGCATTGGAAGATTTCGATAAGCGACTCAATACATTGTCAACAACAAAAGCCAAAGAGAAAGCAGAAGCGAACAAAAAAGCTGGTGATGATTTCCGTGCCAAGTTTGAAAAACAAGACGGTGTGAAGAAAACGAAGTCAGGTCTGCTGTATCAAGTGATCACGAAAGGGACTGGCAAATCACCAAAAGCGACAGATACAGTTCAAGTCCACTATAAAGGGACACTGATCGATGGTACCCAGTTCGATAGTTCTTATGACCGTGGTGAGCCTGCGACATTCCCACTGGATCGCGTCATTCCGGGTTGGACTGAGGGTGTTCAACTGATGACAGTTGGGGCTAAATACAAGTTTGTCATTCCACCAGAACTGGCTTATGGTGACAGAGATACTCCGTCGATTCCTGCTGATTCAACACTGGTATTTGAAGTTGAATTGTTGAAAGTTGAAAAAGCGGATAACGCTAAGAAAACAAGTAAATAA
- the tusB gene encoding sulfurtransferase complex subunit TusB produces MLHVIKTDAALKRVHPFYSEQDTILLIEDAVYAANPLHHAFELLEGKTVFVLQADAKARGIYHRISPSTTITDYLGFVELTEHSHSTMTWE; encoded by the coding sequence ATGCTACATGTGATTAAAACAGACGCTGCATTGAAGCGAGTCCACCCCTTTTATTCTGAGCAAGATACTATCTTATTGATCGAAGACGCAGTTTATGCGGCAAACCCTTTGCATCATGCGTTTGAATTGCTGGAAGGTAAAACTGTGTTTGTTTTGCAAGCCGATGCCAAAGCCCGAGGCATTTATCACCGTATCAGTCCTTCGACAACGATAACTGATTATTTGGGGTTTGTTGAATTGACGGAACATAGCCACAGTACAATGACTTGGGAATAA